Proteins encoded together in one Allomeiothermus silvanus DSM 9946 window:
- a CDS encoding ABC transporter ATP-binding protein has translation MPLLEVQGLSVAFQHEEVLREVDLNLEAGETVALIGESGGGKSVLIETLLHLLPPRSQVKGRAFFRGEDLLALSSHAHRALLGQHIAWIPQATTEALHPMLLVGFQLAEPLLLRGVPRREAYARLAKLFAALDLPLETLHRYPHQLSGGMRQRALVAGALLTGAGLVLADEPTKGIDALRKRQVVTLFQKAQELNPEMALLLVTHDLPLAQALADRVAVLFAGRVVEVSRAQSFFQAPAHPYAKALLEALPERGLKPLQLGLGREVEKGCPFAPSCPENFSPCREREPPLLPLPQGSVRCWRYGDPSL, from the coding sequence ATGCCCCTTCTCGAGGTTCAAGGGCTTTCCGTAGCATTCCAACACGAGGAGGTACTACGCGAGGTGGACCTCAACCTCGAGGCCGGGGAGACCGTGGCTCTCATCGGGGAGTCTGGAGGGGGGAAGTCAGTTTTGATCGAAACCCTCCTCCATCTCCTGCCTCCGAGGAGCCAGGTGAAGGGAAGGGCCTTTTTCCGCGGGGAGGATCTTCTGGCTCTTTCCTCTCACGCTCACAGGGCCCTCCTGGGACAGCACATAGCCTGGATACCCCAGGCCACCACAGAAGCTCTCCACCCCATGTTGCTAGTCGGGTTTCAGCTGGCTGAGCCTCTATTGTTAAGAGGGGTTCCTCGACGAGAGGCTTATGCCCGTCTCGCCAAACTTTTTGCGGCCTTAGATCTACCCCTGGAAACCCTCCACCGCTATCCCCATCAGCTCTCCGGGGGCATGCGGCAGCGGGCCCTGGTGGCCGGAGCCCTGCTCACCGGGGCTGGGCTGGTTTTGGCCGACGAGCCTACCAAAGGGATAGATGCCCTGCGGAAAAGACAGGTCGTCACCCTCTTCCAAAAGGCCCAGGAGCTAAATCCGGAGATGGCCCTTCTCCTCGTGACCCACGATCTTCCCCTAGCTCAGGCCCTAGCTGACCGGGTAGCGGTGCTCTTTGCCGGGCGGGTAGTAGAGGTAAGCAGAGCCCAAAGCTTCTTTCAAGCCCCTGCGCACCCTTATGCCAAGGCCCTTCTCGAGGCTCTACCCGAACGGGGACTCAAGCCCCTTCAGCTAGGCCTGGGCCGGGAGGTGGAGAAGGGATGCCCCTTTGCCCCTTCGTGCCCGGAAAACTTCAGTCCCTGCAGAGAGCGGGAACCCCCTCTACTGCCGCTTCCCCAGGGTAGCGTGAGGTGCTGGCGGTATGGAGATCCAAGCCTTTGA
- a CDS encoding ribulose bisphosphate carboxylase small subunit, translated as MRIHQGTFSFLPDLTDEEIERQIAYIRQNGWAVSIEYTDDPHPYNTFWHMWGLPMFDLEDAAGAMYEFKKCREAFPKHYIKINGFDPSPMWQAQRVSFIAHRPTSDEPGFRLRRILWSDGRVQKYGLEPYVEDQPAGERY; from the coding sequence ATGCGGATTCATCAGGGAACCTTTTCCTTTTTACCCGACCTCACCGACGAAGAGATCGAGCGGCAGATCGCCTATATCCGCCAAAACGGCTGGGCGGTTTCCATCGAGTACACCGACGACCCCCACCCCTACAACACCTTCTGGCACATGTGGGGCCTGCCCATGTTCGACCTCGAGGACGCCGCGGGGGCCATGTACGAGTTCAAAAAGTGCCGTGAGGCCTTCCCCAAGCACTACATCAAGATCAACGGTTTCGACCCCAGCCCGATGTGGCAGGCCCAACGGGTGAGCTTCATCGCCCACCGGCCCACCTCGGACGAGCCAGGCTTCCGCCTGCGGCGCATCCTCTGGTCGGATGGGCGGGTGCAGAAGTATGGCCTCGAGCCCTACGTGGAGGATCAGCCCGCGGGCGAGCGCTACTAA
- a CDS encoding ABC transporter ATP-binding protein, which yields MEIQAFDLWKRYGRSWVFRGVSLSLQTGEVVALLGPSGAGKTTLLLALLRLISLDRGQILIDGEDLFRRAPRVYRSLLAYLPQHPEGSFNPRWTLWKSLVEPLYLLGRTGGAKIRVHQVLDQVGLSTRFLERYPHQLSGGELQQASLARALLAEPRFLLADEPTSMLDPIRTANTMHSLLTLVHHRGIGLLFTTHDPELALRVSHRTLTIGVSS from the coding sequence ATGGAGATCCAAGCCTTTGATCTCTGGAAACGCTACGGAAGATCCTGGGTTTTCCGGGGGGTTTCGCTCTCCCTCCAAACGGGAGAGGTAGTGGCTCTTTTGGGACCGTCAGGCGCGGGAAAAACGACCCTGCTCCTGGCGCTGCTACGCCTCATTTCTCTAGATCGGGGGCAGATCCTGATAGATGGAGAGGACCTCTTTCGTCGCGCCCCCCGAGTCTACCGCAGTCTCCTGGCCTATCTCCCTCAGCACCCGGAAGGGTCCTTTAACCCACGCTGGACCCTTTGGAAGAGCTTGGTTGAGCCTCTATACCTTCTGGGCCGAACCGGGGGGGCTAAAATCCGGGTACATCAGGTTCTAGATCAGGTAGGCCTTTCCACCCGCTTTCTGGAGCGTTACCCTCACCAACTCTCCGGGGGCGAACTCCAGCAAGCATCCTTAGCCCGGGCCCTTTTAGCTGAACCGCGCTTCCTCCTGGCCGATGAGCCCACATCAATGCTGGACCCCATCCGAACAGCTAACACAATGCACAGCCTCCTTACTTTAGTTCACCACAGGGGAATAGGCCTCCTATTTACCACCCATGATCCTGAATTGGCCCTCCGGGTTTCCCACCGAACCCTCACGATCGGGGTAAGCTCTTAG
- the fba gene encoding class II fructose-1,6-bisphosphate aldolase yields the protein MPLALGKDVLDKARREGYAVPSFNTNNLETTQAILETAEEVGAPVFLQISDGARKYAGLENLANLVRDMASRVSVPVVLHLDHGADYTMVLQALRAGFTSVMIDASHHPFEENVAETRRCVEAAHAVGVSVEAELGRLQGIEDNIAVDEREAFLTDPEEAQRFVAETGIDYLAVAIGTSHGAYKGKGRPYIDHARLQQIARRVSLPLVLHGSSGVPQWLKDKMRATGADLGDPTGIHDEDVRKAIPQGIAKINIDTDLRLALSAGIREVVVNNPKEFDPRKILSKGRDYLKQVVREKFVLMGTAGRARTSLGPTPA from the coding sequence ATGCCGCTAGCTCTAGGTAAGGATGTGTTGGACAAAGCCCGCAGGGAAGGCTACGCCGTACCCAGCTTTAACACCAACAACCTCGAGACCACCCAGGCCATCCTGGAGACCGCCGAGGAGGTGGGAGCCCCGGTTTTCCTCCAGATCTCCGACGGGGCCCGAAAGTACGCGGGGTTGGAAAATCTGGCCAATTTGGTTCGGGACATGGCTAGCCGGGTTTCGGTTCCGGTGGTACTCCACCTCGATCACGGGGCCGACTATACGATGGTCTTGCAGGCGCTTCGGGCTGGCTTTACCAGCGTGATGATCGACGCCAGCCACCACCCCTTCGAGGAAAACGTGGCCGAGACCCGCAGGTGCGTGGAGGCGGCCCATGCCGTGGGGGTTAGCGTGGAGGCCGAGCTAGGCCGCCTCCAGGGCATTGAGGACAACATCGCGGTGGACGAGCGGGAGGCCTTCCTGACCGATCCTGAGGAGGCGCAGCGCTTCGTGGCGGAGACCGGCATCGACTACCTGGCCGTCGCTATCGGTACCAGCCATGGCGCGTATAAGGGCAAGGGGCGGCCCTACATTGACCATGCCCGGCTGCAGCAGATCGCCCGGCGGGTGTCTTTACCCCTGGTGCTGCACGGCTCCTCTGGGGTTCCCCAGTGGCTCAAGGACAAGATGCGGGCTACCGGGGCCGACCTGGGCGACCCCACCGGCATCCACGACGAGGACGTGCGCAAGGCCATCCCCCAGGGCATCGCCAAGATTAACATCGACACCGATCTGCGCCTGGCCTTGAGCGCCGGAATTCGGGAGGTGGTGGTGAACAATCCCAAGGAGTTCGATCCGCGGAAGATCTTGAGCAAGGGCCGGGATTACCTCAAACAGGTGGTGCGGGAGAAGTTCGTGCTGATGGGTACGGCAGGCCGGGCGCGGACGTCCTTAGGGCCAACACCAGCGTGA
- the rpe gene encoding ribulose-phosphate 3-epimerase, with the protein MLEPRIAPSILTADFARLGEQIREAEEAGVDWIHLDVMDGRFVPNLTFGPLVVEAIRGVTRLPLDVHLMIAEPERYLEDFARAGADLITFHAEATPHAHRGLQRIKELGKRAGLAVNPGTPLEALTHLLPELDLALVMSVNPGFGGQRYIPATTDRIKRLANLKAHLNPECLLEVDGGIKPENAAEIYRAGADVLVVGSALFNRQPLAHNLERLKGGIHAASSR; encoded by the coding sequence ATGCTTGAGCCCCGCATCGCCCCCTCCATCCTCACCGCCGACTTCGCCCGGCTGGGCGAGCAGATTCGGGAGGCGGAGGAAGCCGGGGTGGACTGGATCCACCTGGATGTGATGGATGGGCGTTTCGTGCCCAACTTGACCTTCGGTCCGCTGGTGGTAGAGGCCATTCGCGGGGTCACCCGGCTACCCCTGGACGTGCACCTGATGATTGCCGAGCCGGAGCGCTACCTGGAGGACTTTGCCCGCGCCGGGGCCGACCTCATCACCTTCCACGCCGAGGCCACCCCCCATGCCCACCGAGGCCTGCAGCGGATCAAGGAACTGGGAAAGCGGGCGGGGCTGGCCGTCAACCCCGGCACGCCGTTGGAGGCCCTGACCCACCTGCTCCCCGAACTGGACCTGGCCCTGGTGATGAGCGTGAATCCGGGTTTTGGCGGGCAGCGCTACATCCCCGCCACCACGGACCGGATCAAGCGCCTGGCTAACCTCAAGGCTCACCTCAACCCCGAATGCCTGCTGGAGGTAGATGGGGGGATCAAACCCGAAAACGCTGCGGAGATCTACCGCGCTGGAGCGGATGTGTTGGTGGTGGGCAGTGCCCTCTTTAACCGCCAGCCTCTGGCGCACAACCTGGAAAGGCTCAAAGGAGGGATCCATGCCGCTAGCTCTAGGTAA
- a CDS encoding phosphoribulokinase, whose translation MPHRPFMLGLAGDSGAGKTTISTGIARLMGQERTTNICVDDYHKYDRKQRAERNITPLNPACNHMDILEQHVRLLAMGEPILKPIYNHSTGTFDPPVYVPPPRAVSDGNRMIPRVVVLEGLLTLFSPAMRERYHLKVYVDPEEELRREWKIKRDVAKRGYTPEQVVADIERRMPDSQAYIWPQKEHADIVVRFYRPLGYDPERPGTLSVRIKLKHSLPRLDLTEVLHSAYEDEPTVLRLETRKEADILDISGGLSPEKAAVFERLIWEQLGPHAEHFNPELIGTFWDKGGHSYPLALSQLIIAYYLVHMREQAVQHGVLSYA comes from the coding sequence ATGCCCCATAGACCCTTCATGCTCGGGCTTGCGGGGGATTCCGGAGCCGGCAAGACCACTATCAGCACGGGTATCGCCCGACTGATGGGCCAAGAGCGCACCACCAACATCTGCGTAGACGACTACCACAAGTACGACCGCAAGCAGCGGGCCGAACGGAACATCACCCCGCTCAACCCGGCCTGCAACCACATGGACATCCTGGAGCAGCACGTGCGCCTGCTGGCCATGGGAGAACCCATTCTAAAACCCATCTACAACCACTCCACCGGCACCTTCGACCCCCCCGTCTACGTGCCTCCCCCGCGGGCGGTCAGCGATGGCAATCGGATGATTCCTAGAGTAGTCGTGCTGGAGGGGCTCCTGACCCTCTTCAGCCCTGCCATGCGGGAACGCTACCACCTCAAGGTGTACGTGGACCCCGAGGAGGAGCTACGGCGGGAATGGAAGATCAAACGGGACGTGGCCAAGCGCGGCTATACCCCGGAGCAGGTAGTGGCCGACATCGAGCGGCGCATGCCCGATTCCCAGGCCTATATCTGGCCGCAGAAGGAGCACGCCGACATCGTCGTGCGCTTCTACCGCCCCCTGGGCTACGACCCCGAGCGGCCCGGTACCCTCTCGGTGCGCATCAAGCTCAAGCACAGCCTGCCCCGGCTCGATCTCACGGAAGTGCTGCACTCGGCCTACGAGGATGAGCCCACCGTACTGCGCCTCGAGACCCGCAAGGAGGCGGATATCCTGGATATCTCTGGGGGACTCAGCCCGGAAAAGGCGGCGGTGTTTGAGCGCCTCATCTGGGAGCAGCTGGGCCCCCACGCGGAGCACTTCAACCCCGAGCTGATCGGCACTTTTTGGGACAAGGGTGGCCACAGCTATCCCCTCGCCCTGAGCCAGCTCATCATCGCCTATTACCTGGTGCACATGCGTGAGCAGGCGGTGCAACACGGGGTGCTTTCCTATGCTTGA
- a CDS encoding ABC transporter permease — translation MGQHFNLVARGALFSILGLPFVAYARAKGISEARVYLRHVLRAALPPLLTRSTLILAGSLGGVFFVERVFAYPGLSTLALTAVSRFDYPLLEGVFLVTLGAVLLLNFLADLFIYLLDPRTRETA, via the coding sequence TTGGGGCAGCACTTCAACCTGGTAGCCCGGGGAGCACTCTTTTCCATCCTGGGCTTACCCTTTGTGGCTTACGCACGGGCTAAGGGAATTTCCGAAGCACGGGTTTACCTGCGCCATGTCCTCCGGGCGGCTCTTCCTCCGCTTCTTACCCGTTCTACCCTGATCCTCGCGGGCTCTTTAGGGGGGGTATTCTTTGTAGAGCGGGTCTTCGCCTACCCCGGCCTCTCCACCCTTGCCCTGACTGCAGTGAGTCGGTTCGACTACCCCCTCCTCGAGGGGGTCTTCCTGGTAACGCTGGGGGCAGTTCTTCTCCTCAACTTCCTAGCAGACCTATTTATCTATCTCCTAGACCCCAGAACTCGGGAGACAGCATGA
- a CDS encoding 2-phosphosulfolactate phosphatase, whose product MYPPAPKRLRVDLIPREELLFSDVVLVVDVIRATTTAAAFLEAGASALYLTPSIESARAFKDEDVILGGEVGGLKPQGFDLGNSPQEALEAQVGGRTVVMSTTNGTKAAHLAARSAKHVLLASLYNAHAAARLAHELATEEVAVLCAGKEGRVGLDDTYTAGVLGEFLQLMGQYELDDGALVALSTRRTYPDPLEPLSLSAAAQALKQVGLEDDVPFCAQVAKSPAVPLLVGRSGEALILRCKR is encoded by the coding sequence ATGTATCCGCCTGCCCCCAAGCGCTTACGGGTTGACCTGATCCCCCGCGAAGAACTTTTGTTTTCTGACGTGGTGCTGGTAGTGGACGTGATCCGGGCCACCACCACCGCCGCGGCTTTCCTGGAGGCCGGAGCCAGCGCCCTCTACCTGACCCCCTCGATCGAATCCGCCCGGGCCTTCAAAGACGAGGACGTGATCCTCGGAGGGGAGGTGGGCGGGCTCAAACCCCAGGGCTTCGACCTGGGGAATAGCCCCCAGGAAGCCCTGGAGGCCCAAGTGGGCGGGCGCACGGTGGTGATGAGCACCACCAACGGCACCAAGGCGGCCCACCTGGCCGCCCGCTCGGCCAAGCACGTACTGCTGGCCTCGCTGTATAACGCCCACGCCGCAGCCCGGCTGGCCCATGAACTCGCTACCGAGGAGGTGGCGGTGCTGTGTGCGGGCAAGGAGGGCCGGGTAGGGCTCGACGATACCTACACCGCCGGGGTGCTGGGGGAGTTTTTGCAGCTGATGGGCCAGTACGAACTCGACGACGGGGCGCTGGTAGCCCTCTCCACCCGCCGCACCTACCCCGACCCGCTCGAGCCCCTCTCCCTCTCGGCGGCGGCCCAGGCGCTCAAGCAGGTAGGGCTCGAGGACGATGTACCCTTCTGCGCCCAGGTGGCCAAATCCCCCGCCGTGCCCTTGCTGGTAGGCCGTAGCGGGGAGGCCTTGATCTTGCGCTGCAAGCGTTGA
- the cbbX gene encoding CbbX protein, whose protein sequence is MNPTLDSANLHALLQETGVPQVLERLDQELIGLAPVKGRIREIAAYLVVDRLRRDLGLVASRPVLHMAFTGNPGTGKTTVALRMATILHRLGYIRRDHLVVATRDDLVGQYIGHTAPKTKEVLKRAMGGVLFIDEAYSLYRSENERDYGQETIEILLQVMENQREDLVVILAGYRDKMEQFFTLNPGMRSRIAHHITFPDYTQEELIQIGLLMIGEQNYYLDPAASQAFAEYVACRMQLPNFANARSIRNAIDRFKLRQARRLFERGGQVSTEDLRRIAEEDIRGSQVFAECEKLVSPQSGVELRKGEDHAP, encoded by the coding sequence GTGAACCCAACCCTGGATAGCGCAAACCTCCATGCCCTGCTGCAGGAAACCGGGGTGCCGCAGGTGCTCGAGCGCCTGGACCAGGAACTCATCGGGCTGGCCCCGGTCAAGGGCCGCATCCGCGAGATTGCCGCCTACTTGGTGGTGGACCGCCTGCGGCGCGATCTGGGGTTGGTGGCCAGCCGACCGGTGTTGCACATGGCCTTTACCGGTAATCCCGGCACCGGAAAAACCACCGTAGCCCTGCGGATGGCTACCATCCTGCACCGGCTGGGCTACATTCGCCGCGACCATCTGGTGGTGGCCACGCGCGACGATCTGGTGGGCCAGTACATCGGGCATACCGCTCCCAAGACCAAGGAGGTACTGAAGCGGGCTATGGGCGGGGTGCTCTTCATCGACGAAGCCTATAGCCTCTACCGCTCGGAGAACGAACGCGACTACGGTCAGGAGACCATCGAAATCCTGCTTCAGGTCATGGAGAACCAGCGCGAGGATCTGGTGGTGATCCTGGCCGGTTATCGGGACAAGATGGAGCAGTTCTTTACCCTAAACCCTGGCATGCGCTCGCGCATTGCCCATCACATCACCTTCCCCGACTATACCCAAGAGGAGCTGATTCAGATCGGCCTCCTCATGATCGGCGAGCAGAACTATTACCTCGACCCTGCCGCATCCCAGGCCTTTGCCGAGTACGTGGCCTGCCGGATGCAACTTCCCAACTTCGCCAACGCCCGGAGCATCCGTAACGCTATCGACCGCTTCAAGCTGCGCCAGGCCCGCCGCCTGTTCGAGCGCGGGGGCCAGGTCAGCACTGAAGATCTGCGCCGCATCGCCGAGGAGGACATCCGCGGGAGCCAGGTATTCGCCGAGTGCGAGAAGTTGGTTTCGCCGCAGAGCGGGGTGGAGCTGAGGAAAGGAGAGGACCATGCCCCATAG
- a CDS encoding RES family NAD+ phosphorylase, which produces MKAWRIASRKYAHAAFTGEGAARSPGRWNRLGVPLGVRSQSVPKGIVPVVYLAEHLSTGILEVLVHVDDRAHLAAFVAIEVEIPDPHVEELSELPPDWRQLPEPYPESTQSLGSEWALRLRSLALRVPSAVVPSEFNLLLNPRYPAMSEVRVGQLQPLFLDPRLLR; this is translated from the coding sequence GTGAAGGCCTGGCGGATCGCCTCGCGTAAATACGCCCACGCCGCTTTCACCGGGGAGGGTGCAGCCAGGAGTCCCGGACGCTGGAACCGCCTCGGGGTCCCCCTGGGTGTACGCTCGCAGAGCGTCCCGAAGGGGATCGTCCCGGTGGTGTACCTGGCCGAACACCTCTCCACCGGCATCCTGGAGGTGCTGGTTCACGTGGACGACCGGGCTCACCTGGCCGCGTTCGTGGCCATCGAGGTGGAGATCCCCGATCCCCACGTCGAGGAGCTGAGCGAACTGCCCCCCGACTGGCGGCAGTTGCCCGAGCCCTACCCCGAGTCCACCCAGTCTCTGGGCAGCGAGTGGGCCCTGCGCCTGCGCTCCCTGGCCCTACGGGTCCCCTCGGCGGTGGTCCCCAGCGAGTTCAACCTGCTGCTCAACCCCCGCTACCCCGCAATGTCCGAGGTGAGGGTCGGCCAGCTCCAGCCGCTCTTCCTCGACCCGCGCCTGCTGCGCTAG
- a CDS encoding ABC transporter permease has translation MGTDDVGYDVLALLAHGARTTLGVGFLAGSLATLTGLLVGGAAGFWPRLESPLMRLTDLFFAFPRLPLLILMSLYLRPSPLNAVLILALFGWPDTARTLRPLVAALREAGYVRVARSLGAGGAYLLARHVLPQAYPLIATQWTLEVRFALMAGAGLAFLGLTDPSQPDWGLMLFQAFSRDETFLGPYWLWTVLPPALALAITVLGLSLCILGQAERLDPRLGG, from the coding sequence TTGGGTACGGATGATGTTGGCTACGATGTGCTGGCCCTTTTAGCCCATGGGGCCCGTACCACCCTGGGGGTGGGGTTTCTGGCAGGTAGCCTAGCAACCCTCACGGGGCTTTTAGTGGGCGGAGCTGCAGGGTTCTGGCCTCGCTTAGAGTCCCCCCTGATGCGGCTCACCGATCTTTTCTTTGCTTTCCCCCGCCTGCCTCTCCTTATCTTGATGAGCCTCTACTTACGACCAAGTCCTCTGAACGCTGTGCTCATCCTAGCCCTTTTCGGCTGGCCCGATACCGCCCGTACCTTGCGTCCCTTAGTAGCCGCCCTGCGTGAGGCAGGGTACGTGCGGGTGGCCCGGAGCCTGGGTGCGGGAGGAGCTTACCTCCTCGCCCGGCATGTCCTACCCCAAGCCTATCCCCTGATTGCCACTCAGTGGACTCTGGAGGTTCGGTTTGCCCTGATGGCAGGGGCTGGCTTAGCCTTTTTAGGCCTCACTGATCCCAGCCAGCCTGACTGGGGGTTGATGCTCTTCCAAGCCTTTTCCCGGGACGAAACCTTCCTGGGGCCTTACTGGCTTTGGACTGTCCTACCCCCGGCCCTAGCCCTGGCCATCACCGTACTGGGCTTGAGCCTTTGCATCTTGGGGCAGGCTGAGCGGTTAGATCCGCGCCTGGGAGGCTAG
- a CDS encoding form I ribulose bisphosphate carboxylase large subunit — translation MVESKQAKYKKGGVVEYREMGYFNPDYQPKDTDTIALFRITPQPGVEPEEAAAAVAGESSTATWTVVWTDRLTTLERYQAKAFRVEPVPGNPEQYFAYIAYDLALFEEGSIPNMTSSIVGNVFGFKALKALRLEDLRVPVAYLKTFLGAPHGIPVERDLLNKYGRPILGATVKPKLGLSGRNYGRVVYEALMGGLDFTKDDENINSQPFMRWRDRFNYAQEAVMKAEQMSGERKGHYMNVTAADMEQVYERLAFAKEIGSVIVMVDLTMGYTALQSVSKWCHKNGMILHLHRASHATFTRQKNHGISFRVLAKWMRMLGVDHIHAGTAVGKLEGDPNLVRGYYDILREQHVYPDPVKGIFFEQDWGYLPAVMPVASGGIHAGQMHQLLALFGDDVILQFGGGTIGHPMGIAAGATANRVALEAMVQARNEGRDILNEGPSILKQAAQHSPALAAALELWKDVTFDYTSTDTADVLPTPSL, via the coding sequence GTGGTCGAGAGCAAGCAAGCTAAGTACAAAAAGGGCGGCGTGGTCGAGTACCGCGAGATGGGATACTTCAACCCCGATTACCAGCCCAAGGATACCGATACCATCGCCCTGTTCCGTATCACCCCGCAGCCAGGGGTGGAACCCGAGGAGGCGGCAGCGGCGGTGGCCGGAGAGTCCAGCACGGCTACCTGGACGGTGGTGTGGACCGACCGCCTGACCACCCTCGAGCGCTACCAGGCCAAAGCCTTCCGGGTCGAGCCGGTGCCCGGTAACCCCGAGCAATACTTCGCCTACATCGCCTATGATCTGGCCCTGTTCGAGGAAGGTTCTATCCCTAACATGACCTCTTCCATCGTCGGCAACGTCTTTGGCTTCAAGGCCCTCAAGGCATTGCGGCTGGAGGATCTGCGGGTGCCGGTGGCCTATCTCAAAACCTTTCTGGGGGCACCTCATGGCATCCCGGTAGAGCGGGACCTTTTGAACAAGTATGGCCGACCCATCCTGGGGGCCACCGTCAAGCCCAAGCTGGGCCTCTCCGGGCGCAACTACGGCCGGGTGGTCTACGAGGCCTTGATGGGCGGGCTGGACTTCACCAAGGACGACGAGAACATCAACTCCCAGCCGTTCATGCGCTGGCGCGACCGCTTTAACTACGCCCAGGAAGCCGTCATGAAGGCGGAGCAGATGTCGGGTGAGCGCAAGGGCCACTACATGAACGTGACCGCTGCGGATATGGAGCAGGTCTACGAGCGGCTGGCGTTCGCCAAGGAGATCGGCTCGGTCATCGTGATGGTGGACCTGACCATGGGCTATACCGCGCTCCAGTCGGTTTCCAAATGGTGCCACAAGAACGGGATGATCCTCCACCTGCACCGGGCTAGCCACGCCACCTTTACCCGCCAGAAGAACCACGGGATCAGCTTCCGGGTGCTGGCCAAGTGGATGCGCATGCTGGGGGTGGACCATATTCATGCCGGGACTGCGGTGGGCAAACTCGAGGGCGACCCGAATCTGGTCCGAGGGTACTACGACATCCTGCGCGAGCAGCATGTCTACCCTGACCCGGTGAAGGGTATCTTCTTCGAGCAGGACTGGGGCTATCTGCCCGCGGTGATGCCGGTGGCCTCGGGGGGGATCCACGCCGGGCAGATGCACCAGCTCCTGGCCCTCTTCGGCGATGACGTGATTCTGCAGTTTGGCGGAGGGACCATCGGCCACCCCATGGGCATCGCTGCGGGAGCTACGGCCAACCGGGTGGCCCTGGAAGCCATGGTCCAGGCCCGCAATGAGGGTCGCGACATCCTGAACGAGGGCCCCTCCATCCTCAAGCAAGCTGCCCAGCATTCCCCCGCCCTGGCCGCAGCGTTGGAGCTGTGGAAGGACGTGACCTTCGACTATACCTCCACCGACACCGCCGACGTACTGCCCACCCCTAGCCTCTAG
- a CDS encoding antitoxin Xre/MbcA/ParS toxin-binding domain-containing protein — MGTTPALRFDGSPDDVASVREGLPVELIPEVARRYGLDQQEVLEAAGIPRSSLHRYKSLGRLSREQSNRLYKVIYLLRRAEELFGSPYLAASWMNSPKAFLHGSSPLSYLDTEPGFQAVEHLLGRLEDGLVT, encoded by the coding sequence ATGGGAACCACGCCCGCGCTTCGCTTCGACGGCTCACCGGATGACGTGGCGAGCGTCCGGGAGGGGCTGCCGGTGGAACTCATCCCCGAGGTGGCCCGGCGCTACGGTCTGGATCAGCAGGAGGTGCTGGAGGCAGCGGGCATCCCCAGGAGCAGCCTCCACCGCTACAAGAGCCTGGGCCGCCTCTCGCGGGAGCAGTCCAACCGGCTGTACAAGGTGATCTACCTGCTGCGCCGCGCCGAGGAGCTCTTCGGCTCACCCTATCTGGCGGCCTCCTGGATGAACAGTCCTAAGGCTTTCCTGCACGGCTCGAGCCCCCTCTCTTACCTCGACACCGAGCCCGGCTTCCAGGCGGTGGAGCACCTGCTGGGCCGCCTGGAGGACGGTCTAGTAACGTGA